The stretch of DNA ttaagcaacgccacagagaataggaaaaataaattcctatgaAAACACTTCAgacatgcatatcataagtatcataagtagtagaaaaataaattctacctactccccctcaatatatgcataaactttcactcaccctcaaaacatgcatgtaAACcaaacatgctatactagatgctatagcattcttcatcacatcatgcacacatTTCAcattttactccccctttttagccataaattctgacaaataaagtcagtaccaTAGAATGGGAGCAAAACAAAGAACCATAGAATACCAAGTAGTACAAAAGTCATAGCATGTCAGAGCATAAGGAACCACATAGTACATGTTACAAACCATAAGGGCTAAGCCTTCAAAAAATAACATCcaaaataagaaaaagttaCAGAAGGAAACAGATCATATTGAGGGACTTTCATCAGAGGCCATCTCCTCTTCTACAGTGTCACCACCTGCAAGATCATCATCATGAGAAGCGCCATGGGAAGGACCAACTCCATCCTCATTTGCCTGTGACTGCTCAAGCTCCAAGGCTTGGATTACACCATCTACCAGCTCCTTCTTCTCACCTAGCATATTACTAACCTCCCTGAGATTAGCAATCATCTGTCTCTTGGTCATACCTACAGCTGGTGTCTTCAAAGATGCTACAGCAATGTCTGCAGCATGTTTTCCTTCCAATAATCTAAAATCCATGGTTAAAGTTGAGGGTCTAGAGACAGGCACATCAGAGTTAGTGCAGATGTCAGGATGTTGAGACAAGATAATACCACAGATCAAAGTGGGAAAGGCTATTGGCATTTTTACAGCAGTGGAAGACCCATGGAGAATTgttgcattaaaaatatgagTGCCATAATCAAAGTCAGTACTGGTACCTACGGCATAGATAAATTTGGCCAAACCTGTAGCTACACTGTTGGAGTGTGTAGTGGGGACCCAGTTGGCTGCACCAATTTTGTTCAGCAGAGCATATTTGGTAGTTAATTTTGCAGCAGATAGTTTTCCAGCTCTTGGCCACATTCTTACTTTGTCACCAGTTATAGTCTTGCATACCTCATTCATAGATATCTTCAATTCAGGTGCAGGAACATCACTTCTTCCCAGATGTTCATTGATGATGGCTGGTGAGAAATCAACACATTTGCCTCTTACATACACCTTTAAGTATTCAGGGCTTAAAGGATCATCACAGTCAGATGGGATGTTCACCAAGAATTCTCTTGTCAGTTTTTCATAGCATTTTCCCAGTTCAGATACAGTTTTCATTAGCCCTGCTTGCTCTATTAGATTCATAATATCTTCACATTTCAAGAATTCCTCATTAAGGTTCCTTTCAATGGCTATTCTTCTTTTCACCACAAATTTCCACCTGTTAACATTCTCAACACAGTGGAAGGAGACATTGTCAATTGGTACAGATGGGACATTAGGAGCCATTCTCTTTCTCTTGGCAGATTTCAGAGGAGATGCTGCAGGAGATGCTTCAGGAGATGCTCCAGCATCTTGATCTTCCTCATAATTAGAGTCACTAGAAGAGACAGTTTTTCTCTTCACAATCTTCTTCTTACTTTCAGAGGGTACAGTGACTTTGCTCCACCGTTTCTTAGGCCCAATTTTAGTTTTGGTGGCTTCAGAAGGAGTAGCTATATCCTTTCCTGTATTACTTCTCAGCCTCCTAGATATACCAGCCCTAGGAGTACTCTTGAATTGGAGGCTTTCAACATCAATTACATTTGCCTCACTTGTATCAGGCATACTTGCAGTTTTACCTTTATCCTGAGTAATGACATCAGCAGGGATGGTGGTTTCAGTGCCTTTTTCATTAACAGGAACCACAGGAGAGTTTGGTGAATCAGGGACTACAGAGGCACTAATATCAACATGTGCTtcagatgctgtagcatcatttGCAGCATCTATCCCAGAACCTGCATTCTCATCAACTGTCATCTCAGACACAAGATTGGCCTTAGAGTTAGCGCcaatatcatcaacaacaacatcaggGTTTTCCAAGGAGGTTTCCCCCAATTTCTCAGCAGACCTAGGTTTTTCTAATCCTAGGGTTTCAGTTAAATCCAATTCCAAACTTAAATTCTTCTTACTAGAATCAGATGCTTCAACATTAACATCAACATTTGCAGTAACAGGATTGTCAAGATACAATTCACGCATTGTATGAACCGCTTTAAGAGTAGATTTAGATTTAGAACACTTACCCCCTTTCTTCGATTCTGACGGCACACGAGAAGTCGATTGACTTCGTTTAGAGCTTTTCTTCGGTGTGGTCTTCTTCGTCCTCACTATATCATCAGGAAACACCGTTGAAAGTGGATAGGCGATGGTGATTTGTTGAGGAAGAGAGTTATATGAAGGTGTGGTGTCGTCGTTCTTTGCAGGAGAAGAAGTTTGAGAACTTGACATGGCGGTTTGTATTTTTGGAGGAAGGTTTTCAACAATGGAGGTTGAGAGGAGAAGTTGAGTGGTTGTTGAAGAGAGAGAATGGAGAGAGATAGTGTGATAGAGAAAGTAAAGGGTTGTAGCGTGTGAAAAGAAGTTATGGAAGTTTTTGATTACTTCCCTTGATTTGCGTGCACCAATGAATGAAGTGAGGAGAAACACTTCAACTGCACGCTTTTTATGCTGTAATTGCTACAAATCTTCAAACAGGCAAAtgccaagtttgcctcgcaatttttcaaattgaactgcgtctagagccttagtaaatatatcagccagttgttcttcagttgaaatatgctcaagagttacaataccttcttcaactaggtctctaataaagtggtgcctaatatcaatatgcttcgtcctgctgTGTTGGAtatgattttttgaaatattgatggcactaagattgtcacagtacaatgccatagcatcttgtaccacattgtactccagcaacatttgtttcatccataatagctgggagcagctgCTACCGGCAGttatgtactctgcttcagctgtagataaagatacacaattctgtttcttgctgaaccaagatataagattgttgcccaaaaagaaacaagctcctgaggtgctttttctatcatctgcacaacctgcccaatcagcatcacaatatcctactagcatagagttctcaccatgagtatacaagatcccataatcacatgtaccattcacatacttcaaaattcttttcacttgagcaagatgactcatctttggctcagcttggtacctagcacatactcctacagcaaaagtaatatcaggcctgTTGGTTGTAAGGTataataagcttcctatcatgcttctataaagactttgatctacatcaactcccttttcatctttggtaagctttaaatgggttgctgcaggtgttcttttatgagcagcactttccataccaaactttttcactatatttcttgcatactgATACACCGGaaaatgtactatttatttagttaatttagcttatgtttttattatttatttctacaTTTTCATCGTATTACTTtggtatttttatgtttttcagtTACTTGCACCGGAACATGCTAAAAAGGACACCTTGataaaaacaaagagaaatggagcaaaaatgaattaaaaaatggaTAAAAAGGATCACACAAGTGCAGCCCATATGGACCACACCTGCGTGACCCATCACAAACACCATTCATGCTGCTCGCCACAACTACAACATGTGAACCAATTTAAGTTAATGCAATAACAAGCTTCAGCACAACAATATACATGAAATTTCAACTAGCACAACAACACAAGTGTGCTGACCGCCATACACATCCATGTGGCGACCGCCACAAGCCTTTAAAGCACAATCTCGCCACATTagtttagtcccacatcggccaaaACAAACTCTGCACCACTTGTATTTAACTATAAATATGTGTCCTTTCTTACACTTTAAACACACCAACTTGTAACAgttgaggaagagaattgagaCTAAGATTTAATTCTTGGTTTCTTctcttagtttaatatttttatttcctgcTGTTGCGTTGTCGGTGTCCGTACTCaagttctttattttcttttctttatttttatgcttattttatttattttatttttctgtttttatttaatgtctttatttttatttatttattttatgtctttatttttagttatgtctagctaaatttagcgttgctaggatgtgtagttagtagctaataagggttcggtagttaattcgtgcttaatagttttcaaccaccagttttaaataaatacgttttcaaataattcgtcacgagagtgaggattgttttaaaggcaataaaccaacattgacgagagtttgaggtttagggtcggatagttacaactgaccgttagttctaaagtccgcgagagctatttaggattaatgagttttatattgattttcaaaggtacttatataggtaggTGAGCGtgtgagagctgagcatttattttatctaagtataacgctagtcaagatttgcgagagctgagattagtgtttttaaatcaaatataattcttgaaaactgacaactgttttattttcttaagcagtttttaattaaacgttgactataattcgtcacgagagtgagaattaattaaagtaaaaatcaatagagcgagagcgtgagatttctactagatagtaaaaactgaacattaaatctaattcgcaacgagagttgggattagagttaattaaattatattgtttttcaaagagtattttattagcgggtgtgaggacgagagttaagcaccacatttataatttataatactagtcaagatttgcgagagctgagattggtatttttaaatcaatatagtttcgaaaatttaacagtttgtctagcgcgaattaagcattgaaccctctgaagcaactaatagcacgtcctagcaatattttatttacatataaaaaatctaaaaaatatttatttttcttattttaaattattcaattaatcaaaatcctttaaatcattagccttagatttacaaagcaacactagaatacggtaggtcgattattggtcccttgggttcgatatcttttaaaactacacgacacgactgtatacttaCAGTCACGTTGTCGCGTCTGATCAAGTTTTTgtcgccgttgccggggaccaaTTTAGTCGATATCGTAACTCCAATGTTGCACCGTAGAGACTAaggcatttttattttaaatttttaaaatggattaCTCATATTTCCTCTACGACCACCACCCCCAATATTATGAGGAACCACAAAATCACCATAAATCCAATCTCGAAATTTTAATGGATGATTTCATTGAGACTCAAACACTCTCTAGGCTAGAATCTATGATGGAAAGGTTTGTGGAAACACAAACTCGCATAAATAAAGAAGTAAATGAAGCTTTCATGAAGATAAACACTAAGGTCGAGTCCCTCGCGGCCGATAGCAAGGCAATAGAGACTCAAATCTCTTTGCTTGCACAAACGTCCCTAGGATCGTTCACTAAGAGTCATGTAGACGTCATAACAACTAATGAAAGTCAAATTGAAAATCTTAAAGAGAGTGATAATGTAATCAATGAGAAATCTAATGAGAAAAGAATAGAGATTGCGAAAATTCCACCGACACCGCCTCAAGAGGAGGATGTCAAAGAGGTAGAGAAGGAATCAACTTACATTCTCCCTCCCCCTTACAATCCACCGACCCCTTTCACCCAAAGGCTTGTGGAAGCCAAGGTAGAATCCCAATCTAAAAGGGATGTAGAAGAGTTGAAAAACATAAACACTAATGCCCCTTTGTATGAAATCCCGTATAAAAAGAGAAATTTAGAGGACAATAGGGAAATTATTAGTGTTAAAAAGGGGAGAGTAGACTTTGAGGTGGCGAATGAAGAAACTAAACTCAGACccgaaaaactaataataaaaattgatccaGAACCACCACCACACGTTCAGACCTCTGAATCTCCCTataggaaaaagaaaataaaaagtgaagGGTATGGAAGATGGGTTGATAAGTGGCGAtggaaaccaaaattaattaggAGTTTAATCGGAGATTTAATTTCAAAACACCCTTAGTGCTTCTAATAAGTCGAGCCAACGACGTTAAACAAAAGCGCTGcgtgggaggcaacccatgactTTTAAtcactttcttttatttttgctttctttttcttttaattatttcccTGTTTTTCCGTGTGATTTTATTTCTGCATactttagtattttcattcagacgttttcttttccatttcaatacgttcttaaatattttcattagtatttattttagtcattattgcgaaattattttcaatgattttcaattattttcgtAACCGTCTATTAGTCGATTAGTATATGCATTTACAAATGTCTATTTAATTGgtcaaacataaattaaatgtgCATTCAATCAAAAGAGTAGTCTTTggtcaaaaatcatttttcaaagcaaacaaaattcaatttcCCACACTCTTAAAATGAAGCATGGCGTGACCATGCTATAGATTCCATAGGGAAAATGTTTTTGGAAGATCATGGCATGCAAATTTTGATTCCCTTACACAATTTCCTTTCCACCTTTCAAAACAATCAATGACAATTAATTGGTAGGACCTTGTGTTTCATAAGGAGATTCTTTTTCAAGTTATAAATACATGTCTTTCAACATAAACTAAACTCACCATTTCTACAATATTCTTTCTAAAGCATAAATTCTCTATCTATTTCCAAATTACAAAATGGTTTATGAGTTAGTTTTTAGAAGAAGTTCAAATCAATCTCAAATTTACGAGGATTTGCAAAGAAGGGAAATACAAGCTACAAGGTATGCCGACAATTCTCTCTTAAGAAAATTAGGATTGTTAGATAGCGTAAATTATTTGCTTGATAATCTAAATCTTCGACATTTCCTATCTCAACAAAATCCTGTTTATATTCAACTATCGCTAGAATTCCTAAGCTCTTTAATCGTTAACACTGTTCGAGAAACTAGGAGTTCGCATGGCGCTGTTTATTTTCGAATGTTTAATACTGAGTATGAATTTTCTTTCAATGATATGGCTGACATTTTACGTTTCCCACATGGACCGAGTGTAACATGTGAAGTCCATGATAATGAAGAGTGGCAAAAtaattttagccacttttggaTGACTATCACCGGTAAACAAATTAATAGTCATGAAGGAAATAAGGCTTCATCCATCCATAATCCGGCCTTACGCTATCTTCGCCACTTATTGGCACATACCATCTTTGGCCGAGCCTCTTTTAACAAAGTCAACTCCAAAGAAATGTTTTACATGTTTGCTGCaattagaaaaatgaaaattaacacCGTCCCGTTTTTATTTTCACATATGCTTTCACAAGTTAATACAAGTCGGGGCGGAGCGATAATTTTTGGAGGCCTAATCACGACCATAGCTAAAGCCATAGGACTAGGACCTCAATTAGAAAATTTAGAACATACTCCACCTCGGTTAATCGATGAAGATATGGTAAGGAGTATGAACCTAGTAAGGTTAAGAGAAGATGGTAGATATGATTTAATGATTCAAAACCGTGTTTTTAATAATATCACCCTTCCTA from Trifolium pratense cultivar HEN17-A07 linkage group LG5, ARS_RC_1.1, whole genome shotgun sequence encodes:
- the LOC123884267 gene encoding uncharacterized protein LOC123884267; its protein translation is MSSSQTSSPAKNDDTTPSYNSLPQQITIAYPLSTVFPDDIVRTKKTTPKKSSKRSQSTSRVPSESKKGGKCSKSKSTLKAVHTMRELYLDNPVTANVDVNVEASDSSKKNLSLELDLTETLGLEKPRSAEKLGETSLENPDVVVDDIGANSKANLVSEMTVDENAGSGIDAANDATASEAHVDISASVVPDSPNSPVVPVNEKGTETTIPADVITQDKGKTASMPDTSEANVIDVESLQFKSTPRAGISRRLRSNTGKDIATPSEATKTKIGPKKRWSKVTVPSESKKKIVKRKTVSSSDSNYEEDQDAGASPEASPAASPLKSAKRKRMAPNVPSVPIDNVSFHCVENVNRWKFVVKRRIAIERNLNEEFLKCEDIMNLIEQAGLMKTVSELGKCYEKLTREFLVNIPSDCDDPLSPEYLKVYVRGKCVDFSPAIINEHLGRSDVPAPELKISMNEVCKTITGDKVRMWPRAGKLSAAKLTTKYALLNKIGAANWVPTTHSNSVATGLAKFIYAVGTSTDFDYGTHIFNATILHGSSTAVKMPIAFPTLICGIILSQHPDICTNSDVPVSRPSTLTMDFRLLEGKHAADIAVASLKTPAVGMTKRQMIANLREVSNMLGEKKELVDGVIQALELEQSQANEDGVGPSHGASHDDDLAGGDTVEEEMASDESPSI